In Monodelphis domestica isolate mMonDom1 chromosome 3, mMonDom1.pri, whole genome shotgun sequence, the following proteins share a genomic window:
- the LOC100618105 gene encoding zinc finger protein 420-like isoform X1, whose product MPRAVPSGPASPKARMQRPRGKRRAPSCARPEKSGELGTPEAPAGFSVFTKARSPECPKRQGQGKMEELHQMDSLGVHCCLYREPGVPGMACERNRLQGQEVLTFQDVAVDFTREEWRLLSPPQKELYKEVMLENARNLLSVGLPAPPEEVLSSLRQRESPWMLEQEGLKSCYPEGEIRPEMKVNPTEVSLFVEEMGLQRFMRDGPDNFAFREFCAAPQNSSPVEYQRMNTDEKSSESNHCRKTCMHRATLVGHQRMYTEEKCYEHKKCGKAFHRSSHLAVHQQIHTEEKPYECNQCRKTFSHSSSLAVHQRIHTGEKLYECKECGKTFTNNSHFAVHQRIHTGEKPYECKECGKTFTRRSHLAVHQRIHTGEKPYECNQCRKTFSHSSSLAVHQRVHRGEKLYECNQCGKTFSQRSHLTLHQRIHTGEKPYQCKQCGKTCSRSSSLAVHERIHTGEKPYQCKQCGKSFTVYSCLVVHQRIHTGEKPYECKQCGKTFRLSFSLIVHQRIHTGEKPYECKNCGKTFSQRSHLTLHQRIHTGEKPYQCKQCGKTCSRSASLAVHERIHTGEKPYECKQCGKTFGRNSHLAVHQRIHTGEKPYECKQCGKSFRVNSSLSSHQRTHTNVKPYECNQCGKTFRLSASLAGHQKLHTGEKTYECKQCGKTFTSKSNLAAHHTVHTGEKPYECKPCGKTFRLSSSLAIHQRIHTGEKPYECKQCGKKFRLSSSLADHQRIHTGEKPYECKQCGKSYFSNSHLAVHHRTHTGEKPYECKQCGKSFICTSNLGRHEKTHWGETL is encoded by the exons ATGCCCCGCGCGGTGCCCTCGGGCCCTGCCTCGCCCAAAGCGCGAATGCAGAGACCCCGAGGAAAGCGCAGGGCCCCGAGCTGTGCTAGGCCCGAGAAGAGCGGGGAACTGGGGACGCCAGAGGCCCCGGCAGGCTTTTCTGTCTTCACGAAAGCGAGGAGTCCGGAGTGCCCTAAA agaCAAGGCCAGGGAAAGATGGAGGAGCTTCACCAGATGGACTCACTAGGGGTACATTGCTGCCTCTACAGGGAGCCTGGAGTCCCAGGCATGGCCTGTGAGAGGAACAGACTTCAAGGCCAG GAGGTGCTGACAttccaggatgtggctgtggacttcacgcGTGAGGAGTGGCGCCTCCtgtcccctccccagaaggagctgtacaaggaggtgatgctggagaatgcccggaacctgctctctgtgg GGCTTCCAGCTCCCCCAGAAGAAGTTCTCTCTTCTTTGAGGCAGAGGGAATCGCCATGGATGCTAGAGCAAGAAGGCCTGAAGAGCTGCTACCCAG aagGAGAGATCAGACCAGAAATGAAGGTGAATCCAACAGAGGTGAGCCTTTTTGTGGAAGAAATGGGTCTACAAAGATTCATGAGAGATGGTCCTGATAACTTTGCTTTCAGAGAATTCTGTGCTGCACCTCAAAATTCATCTCCTGTTGAATATCAAAGAATGAACACTGATGAAAAATCTAGTGAAAGTAATCACTGCAGAAAAACATGCATGCACAGGGCCACTCTTGTTGGACATCAAAGAATGTACACTGAAGAGAAATGTTATGAACACAagaaatgtggaaaggcattccaTCGGAGctcccatcttgctgtacatcagcaAATCCACACTgaggagaaaccttatgaatgcaatcaatGTAGAAAGACATTTAGTCATAGCTCCAGTCTTGCtgtgcatcagagaatccacactggtgagaaactttatgaatgcaaggaatgtggaaagacattcacaaaTAACTCCCAttttgctgtacatcagagaatccacactggggagaaaccttacgaatgcaaggaatgtggaaagacattcactagGAGatcccatcttgctgtacatcagcgaatccacactggggagaaaccttatgaatgcaatcaatgtagaaagacattcagtcatagCTCCAGTCTTGCTGTGCATCAGAGAGTTCACAGGGGtgagaaactttatgaatgcaatcagtgtggaaagacattcagtcagagatcCCATCTTActctacatcagagaatccacactggggagaaaccttatcaatgcaagcaatgtggaaagacatgcAGTCggagctccagtcttgctgtgcatgagagaatccacactggggagaaaccttatcaatgcaagcaatgtggaaagtcATTCACAGTATACTCCTGTcttgttgtacatcagagaatccacactggggagaaaccttatgaatgtaaacagtgtggaaaaacTTTCAGACTCAGCTTCAGTCTtattgtacatcagagaatccatactggggagaaaccttatgaatgcaagaattgtggaaagacattcagtcagagatcCCATCTTActctacatcagagaatccacactggggagaaaccttatcaatgcaagcaatgtggaaagacatgcAGTCGGAGCGCCAGTCTTGCTGTACatgaaagaatccacactggagagaaaccttatgaatgcaagcaatgtggaaagacattcggTCGGAActcccatcttgctgtacatcagagaatccacactggggagaaaccttatgaatgtaagcagtgtggaaagtCATTCAGAGTtaactcctctctttcttcacaTCAGAGAACGCATACTAATGTCAAACCAtatgaatgcaaccaatgtggaaagacttttagaCTGAGCGCCAGTCTTGCTGGTCATCAGAAACTGCATACTGGTGAAAAaacttatgaatgcaagcagtgtggaaagacattcacaagTAAATCCAATCTCGCTGCACATCACAcagtccacactggggagaaaccttatgaatgcaaaccatgtggaaagactttcagactGAGTTCCAgtcttgctatacatcagagaatccacactggggagaaaccatatgaatgcaagcaatgtggaaagaaatTCAGACTGAGTTCCAGTCTTGCTGACCATCAGAGAATACACACTGgtgaaaaaccttatgaatgcaagcaatgtggaaaatcATACTTTTCTAActcccatcttgctgtacatcacagaacccacactggggagaaaccttatgaatgcaagcagtgtgggaAATCATTCATTTGTACCTCCAATCTTGGTCGACATGAGAAaacacactggggagaaaccttatga
- the LOC100618105 gene encoding uncharacterized protein LOC100618105 isoform X3 — protein sequence MPRAVPSGPASPKARMQRPRGKRRAPSCARPEKSGELGTPEAPAGFSVFTKARSPECPKRQGQGKMEELHQMDSLGVHCCLYREPGVPGMACERNRLQGQEVLTFQDVAVDFTREEWRLLSPPQKELYKEVMLENARNLLSVGKETLSAA from the exons ATGCCCCGCGCGGTGCCCTCGGGCCCTGCCTCGCCCAAAGCGCGAATGCAGAGACCCCGAGGAAAGCGCAGGGCCCCGAGCTGTGCTAGGCCCGAGAAGAGCGGGGAACTGGGGACGCCAGAGGCCCCGGCAGGCTTTTCTGTCTTCACGAAAGCGAGGAGTCCGGAGTGCCCTAAA agaCAAGGCCAGGGAAAGATGGAGGAGCTTCACCAGATGGACTCACTAGGGGTACATTGCTGCCTCTACAGGGAGCCTGGAGTCCCAGGCATGGCCTGTGAGAGGAACAGACTTCAAGGCCAG GAGGTGCTGACAttccaggatgtggctgtggacttcacgcGTGAGGAGTGGCGCCTCCtgtcccctccccagaaggagctgtacaaggaggtgatgctggagaatgcccggaacctgctctctgtgggtaaggagaCTCTCTCTGCTGCCTGA
- the LOC100618105 gene encoding zinc finger protein 420-like isoform X2, which translates to MPRAVPSGPASPKARMQRPRGKRRAPSCARPEKSGELGTPEAPAGFSVFTKARSPECPKRQGQGKMEELHQMDSLGVHCCLYREPGVPGMACERNRLQGQEVLTFQDVAVDFTREEWRLLSPPQKELYKEVMLENARNLLSVEGEIRPEMKVNPTEVSLFVEEMGLQRFMRDGPDNFAFREFCAAPQNSSPVEYQRMNTDEKSSESNHCRKTCMHRATLVGHQRMYTEEKCYEHKKCGKAFHRSSHLAVHQQIHTEEKPYECNQCRKTFSHSSSLAVHQRIHTGEKLYECKECGKTFTNNSHFAVHQRIHTGEKPYECKECGKTFTRRSHLAVHQRIHTGEKPYECNQCRKTFSHSSSLAVHQRVHRGEKLYECNQCGKTFSQRSHLTLHQRIHTGEKPYQCKQCGKTCSRSSSLAVHERIHTGEKPYQCKQCGKSFTVYSCLVVHQRIHTGEKPYECKQCGKTFRLSFSLIVHQRIHTGEKPYECKNCGKTFSQRSHLTLHQRIHTGEKPYQCKQCGKTCSRSASLAVHERIHTGEKPYECKQCGKTFGRNSHLAVHQRIHTGEKPYECKQCGKSFRVNSSLSSHQRTHTNVKPYECNQCGKTFRLSASLAGHQKLHTGEKTYECKQCGKTFTSKSNLAAHHTVHTGEKPYECKPCGKTFRLSSSLAIHQRIHTGEKPYECKQCGKKFRLSSSLADHQRIHTGEKPYECKQCGKSYFSNSHLAVHHRTHTGEKPYECKQCGKSFICTSNLGRHEKTHWGETL; encoded by the exons ATGCCCCGCGCGGTGCCCTCGGGCCCTGCCTCGCCCAAAGCGCGAATGCAGAGACCCCGAGGAAAGCGCAGGGCCCCGAGCTGTGCTAGGCCCGAGAAGAGCGGGGAACTGGGGACGCCAGAGGCCCCGGCAGGCTTTTCTGTCTTCACGAAAGCGAGGAGTCCGGAGTGCCCTAAA agaCAAGGCCAGGGAAAGATGGAGGAGCTTCACCAGATGGACTCACTAGGGGTACATTGCTGCCTCTACAGGGAGCCTGGAGTCCCAGGCATGGCCTGTGAGAGGAACAGACTTCAAGGCCAG GAGGTGCTGACAttccaggatgtggctgtggacttcacgcGTGAGGAGTGGCGCCTCCtgtcccctccccagaaggagctgtacaaggaggtgatgctggagaatgcccggaacctgctctctgtgg aagGAGAGATCAGACCAGAAATGAAGGTGAATCCAACAGAGGTGAGCCTTTTTGTGGAAGAAATGGGTCTACAAAGATTCATGAGAGATGGTCCTGATAACTTTGCTTTCAGAGAATTCTGTGCTGCACCTCAAAATTCATCTCCTGTTGAATATCAAAGAATGAACACTGATGAAAAATCTAGTGAAAGTAATCACTGCAGAAAAACATGCATGCACAGGGCCACTCTTGTTGGACATCAAAGAATGTACACTGAAGAGAAATGTTATGAACACAagaaatgtggaaaggcattccaTCGGAGctcccatcttgctgtacatcagcaAATCCACACTgaggagaaaccttatgaatgcaatcaatGTAGAAAGACATTTAGTCATAGCTCCAGTCTTGCtgtgcatcagagaatccacactggtgagaaactttatgaatgcaaggaatgtggaaagacattcacaaaTAACTCCCAttttgctgtacatcagagaatccacactggggagaaaccttacgaatgcaaggaatgtggaaagacattcactagGAGatcccatcttgctgtacatcagcgaatccacactggggagaaaccttatgaatgcaatcaatgtagaaagacattcagtcatagCTCCAGTCTTGCTGTGCATCAGAGAGTTCACAGGGGtgagaaactttatgaatgcaatcagtgtggaaagacattcagtcagagatcCCATCTTActctacatcagagaatccacactggggagaaaccttatcaatgcaagcaatgtggaaagacatgcAGTCggagctccagtcttgctgtgcatgagagaatccacactggggagaaaccttatcaatgcaagcaatgtggaaagtcATTCACAGTATACTCCTGTcttgttgtacatcagagaatccacactggggagaaaccttatgaatgtaaacagtgtggaaaaacTTTCAGACTCAGCTTCAGTCTtattgtacatcagagaatccatactggggagaaaccttatgaatgcaagaattgtggaaagacattcagtcagagatcCCATCTTActctacatcagagaatccacactggggagaaaccttatcaatgcaagcaatgtggaaagacatgcAGTCGGAGCGCCAGTCTTGCTGTACatgaaagaatccacactggagagaaaccttatgaatgcaagcaatgtggaaagacattcggTCGGAActcccatcttgctgtacatcagagaatccacactggggagaaaccttatgaatgtaagcagtgtggaaagtCATTCAGAGTtaactcctctctttcttcacaTCAGAGAACGCATACTAATGTCAAACCAtatgaatgcaaccaatgtggaaagacttttagaCTGAGCGCCAGTCTTGCTGGTCATCAGAAACTGCATACTGGTGAAAAaacttatgaatgcaagcagtgtggaaagacattcacaagTAAATCCAATCTCGCTGCACATCACAcagtccacactggggagaaaccttatgaatgcaaaccatgtggaaagactttcagactGAGTTCCAgtcttgctatacatcagagaatccacactggggagaaaccatatgaatgcaagcaatgtggaaagaaatTCAGACTGAGTTCCAGTCTTGCTGACCATCAGAGAATACACACTGgtgaaaaaccttatgaatgcaagcaatgtggaaaatcATACTTTTCTAActcccatcttgctgtacatcacagaacccacactggggagaaaccttatgaatgcaagcagtgtgggaAATCATTCATTTGTACCTCCAATCTTGGTCGACATGAGAAaacacactggggagaaaccttatga